One genomic segment of Ricinus communis isolate WT05 ecotype wild-type chromosome 5, ASM1957865v1, whole genome shotgun sequence includes these proteins:
- the LOC8278117 gene encoding glycerol-3-phosphate acyltransferase 1 → MVFQMVILKLAHWVLYRLLANSCYRAARKMRSYGFFLKNPSLKWSQQQAQLFPSVSKCSLENRGSDTIVCEIDGALLRTTSFFPYFMLVAFEGGGILRALFLLLSWPVLWVLDYELQLRVMIFITFCGLRKRNIESVGRAVLPKFYLENLHLQAYEVLASTGSRVVITCIPRVMVEGFLKEYLSVDKVMGTELHSAGNHFTGLLSSSGLLVKHRALKDFIGDKTPNIGLGSSRLRDQLFISLCKEAYVVNKEDNKSNASAIMTRDKYPKPLIFHDGRLAFLPTPLATLAMFMWLPFGVLLSIFRLTVGIYLPYKLALFLGISSGIEVKTKGSLPPISGHKKGVLYVCTHRTLLDPVFLSTCIGKPLTAVTYSLSKMSELISPIKTVRLTRDRKKDGESMERLLNEGDLVVCPEGTTCREPYLLRFSSLFAELADEIVPVAVNTSVSMFYGTTATGLKCLDPIFFLMNPRPSYHIHILEKLPRELTCAGGKSSCEVANYIQGKLGEALGFECTTLTRKDKYMMLAGNEGVVKDKQRKH, encoded by the exons ATGGTCTTCCAAATGGTGATTCTCAAGCTTGCACACTGGGTCTTGTACCGGCTGTTAGCTAACTCTTGTTACAGGGCTGCGAGGAAGATGAGAAGTTATGGCTTCTTCCTGAAGAACCCATCTTTGAAATGGTCACAACAGCAAGCTCAGTTGTTTCCTAGTGTGAGCAAATGTAGTTTGGAGAACAGGGGCTCTGACACAATAGTTTGTGAAATTGATGGAGCCTTGTTAAGGACCACTTCTTTCTTCCCTTATTTCATGCTAGTCGCTTTTGAAGGTGGTGGCATTCTTAGAGCACTGTTTTTGCTGTTATCGTGGCCTGTTTTGTGGGTTTTGGACTATGAGCTCCAGTTAAGGGTCATGATTTTTATAACCTTTTGTGGGCTTAGGAAAAGGAATATCGAGAGTGTTGGTAGGGCAGTTTTGCCTAAGTTCTATCTAGAGAATCTTCATCTTCAGGCTTATGAGGTCTTAGCTTCAACCGGGTCTAGGGTTGTTATCACATGCATACCTAGAGTGATGGTTGAAGGATTTCTTAAGGAATATTTGAGTGTTGATAAAGTGATGGGTACTGAGTTGCACTCTGCTGGAAATCATTTCACTGGTCTTTTGTCTAGTTCTGGTTTGCTAGTAAAGCATAGAGCTCTCAAAGATTTCATTGGAGACAAAACGCCTAATATAGGGCTTGGAAGTTCAAGACTCCGTGACCAGCTCTTCATCTCTCTTTGCAAG GAAGCTTATGTGGTGAACAAGGAAGACAATAAGAGCAATGCAAGTGCAATAATGACGAGGGACAAATATCCAAAACCTCTTATATTTCATGATGGAAGACTAGCTTTCTTGCCAACCCCATTGGCGACTCTTGCAATGTTCATGTGGCTTCCTTTTGGTGTACTTCTTTCTATCTTTAGACTCACTGTGGGTATTTACCTTCCTTACAAATTAGCCCTATTTTTGGGCATTAGTAGTGGCATAGAGGTGAAAACCAAAGGGAGCCTCCCTCCAATTTCAGGGCACAAAAAGGGAGTTCTCTACGTCTGCACTCATAGGACACTATTGGACCCGGTTTTTCTCAGCACATGCATAGGAAAACCATTGACTGCTGTCACATATAGCCTGAGCAAGATGTCTGAATTAATATCACCAATTAAAACAGTCAGGCTGACTAGAGACAGGAAGAAAGATGGGGAATCCATGGAAAGATTGTTAAATGAAGGTGATTTGGTGGTATGTCCTGAAGGAACCACATGTAGAGAGCCATATTTGTTGAGATTTAGTTCACTGTTTGCAGAGTTAGCTGATGAGATAGTCCCCGTTGCTGTAAATACCAGTGTAAGCATGTTTTATGGCACCACTGCAACTGGTTTGAAATGCTTGGACCCAATCTTCTTCTTGATGAACCCTAGACCTAGCTACCATATTCACATCCTTGAAAAGCTTCCCAGAGAACTCACATGTGCTGGGGGAAAATCTAGCTGTGAAGTGGCCAATTATATCCAAGGAAAACTGGGTGAAGCTCTGGGTTTTGAGTGCACTACTCTCACAAGGAAAGATAAGTACATGATGCTAGCAGGAAATGAAGGAGTTGTCAAGGATAAACAAAGAAAGCACtag
- the LOC8278119 gene encoding uncharacterized protein LOC8278119 yields MILHSAAMVALCRPSALRPVCLASNTKINTEQLRTQLDQLHVESDTTRAKANSARLRFMRLSEAAEKLKRQAAISIHSGKENEARELLFQKKKVMQAMERSKSRIELLDQLSAKLNEAISIKESLLIGNIALDLENDSKDASGPVRIISPKEGIVDDKDEDKYFSSVPNGSSNQDLQLYSDDEASRQADKELGSLSNDVGIEDSMVTGLVGISSYEDFLEHLDLQLNRIEAELVTILNVSALVINDEDKPKNSKVQQTIELLDSVRSIRNRIGRIIQGKAETI; encoded by the exons ATGATATTGCACAGTGCGGCTATGGTGGCACTTTGTAGACCGTCTGCACTTAGGCCAGTGTGCTTGGCTTCCAACACCAAAATCAACACCGAACAGCTACGTACCCAGCTTGATCAGCTTCACGTGGAATCCGATACTACCAGAGCCAAAG CAAATAGTGCAAGACTGAGATTTATGCGATTATCAGAGGCAGCAGAGAAGCTTAAACGGCAAGCGGCTATTAGTATTCACTCTGGGAAGGAAAATGAGGCAAGGGAACTTCTTTTCCAGAAGAAGAAGGTTATGCAAGCTATGGAAAGATCAAAGAGTCGAATTGAATTGCTTGATCAGCTTTCTGCTAAACTTAATGAG GCAATATCTATTAAAGAAAGCTTGTTAATTGGGAATATTGCTCTTGATCTCGAGAATGACAGTAAAGATGCTTCTGGTCCGGTTCGAATTATATCTCCTAAGGAGGGAATTGTAGATGACAAAGATGAGGATAAATACTTCTCTAGTGTCCCGAATGGTAGCAGCAATCAAGACCTGCAGTTATACTCAGATGATGAAGCAAGCCGGCAAGCTGATAAAGAGCTAGGATCTCTCAGCAATGATGTCGGTATTGAAGATAGCATGGTTACAGGCTTAGTTGGTATATCCTCTTATGAGGACTTCTTGGAACATCTAGATTTACAGCTCAACAGAATTGAAGCAGAACTTGTCACTATTCTGAATGTGTCAGCCTTGGTAATCAATGATGAAGATAAGCCAAAAAATTCAAAGGTGCAACAAACTATAGAGCTTCTTGATAGTGTCCGTTCTATAAGAAACAG aATTGGCAGAATTATTCAGGGAAAGGCGGAGACAATATGA
- the LOC8278115 gene encoding pentatricopeptide repeat-containing protein At2g42920, chloroplastic produces the protein MVPFCCLLPPSPATISKLISDQTYLSMLDKNCTTMKDLKKIHSQLIKTGLAKDTNAASRILAFCASPAGDINYAYLVFVQIQNPNIFAWNTIIRGFSRSSVPQNSISLYIDMLLTSPVQPQRLTYPSVFKAFAQLDLASEGAQLHGKMIKLGLENDSFIRNTILFMYVNCGFTSEARKVFDRGMDFDIVAWNTMIMGVAKCGLVDESRRLFDKMSLRNAVSWNSMISGYVRNGRFFDALELFQKMQVERIEPSEFTMVSLLNACACLGAIRQGEWIHDYMVKKKFELNPIVVTAIIDMYSKCGSIDKAVQVFQSAPRRGLSCWNSMILGLAMNGQENEALQLFSVLQSSDLRPDDVSFIAVLTACDHTGMVDKAKDYFLLMRDKYKIKPGIKHFSCMVDVLGRAGLLEEAEELIRSMHVDPDAIIWGSLLWSCCKYGNIKMAKRAANHLIELNPSESSSFVLVANAYAAANNFEEALKERLTLKENHIGKEPGCSCIEVGGEVHEFVAGGRAHPEIKEIYRVLDVLTLTNKRN, from the coding sequence ATGGTACCATTCTGTTGCTTGCTTCCTCCATCACCAGCTACCATATCCAAGTTGATTTCTGACCAAACTTATCTCTCCATGCTGGACAAAAATTGCACTACCATGAAAGACCTTAAAAAGATCCATTCTCAACTCATTAAAACTGGTCTAGCCAAAGACACTAATGCTGCTAGCCGGATCCTAGCGTTTTGCGCTTCTCCCGCCGGTGACATCAACTATGCTTACCTAGTCTTTGTACAGATCCAAAACCCAAATATATTTGCATGGAATACTATCATTAGAGGCTTCTCCAGAAGCTCTGTTCCGCAAAATTCAATCTCTTTATACATTGATATGTTGCTCACTTCTCCAGTTCAACCTCAAAGGTTGACTTACCCTTCAGTTTTTAAGGCTTTTGCTCAGCTTGACCTTGCTAGTGAAGGGGCTCAGCTTCATGggaaaatgattaaattggGACTTGAAAATGATTCCTTTATACGAAACACAATCTTGTTTATGTATGTGAATTGTGGGTTCACGAGTGAAGCAAGAAAAGTATTTGACAGAGGAATGGATTTTGATATTGTTGCCTGGAATACAATGATTATGGGAGTTGCTAAATGTGGACTAGTTGATGAGTCTAGAAGGTTATTTGATAAGATGTCATTGAGGAATGCGGTTTCTTGGAATTCAATGATCAGTGGCTATGTAAGGAATGGTAGATTTTTTGATGCATTGGAGCTTTTTCAGAAGATGCAAGTAGAAAGGATTGAGCCTAGTGAGTTTACAATGGTAAGCTTGTTAAATGCTTGTGCTTGTTTAGGAGCAATTAGGCAAGGAGAATGGATTCATGATTATATGGTGAAGAAGAAGTTTGAATTGAATCCCATTGTTGTTACAGCAATTATAGATATGTATTCCAAGTGTGGAAGCATTGATAAGGCTGTTCAGGTGTTCCAAAGTGCCCCCAGGAGAGGATTATCATGTTGGAACTCCATGATATTAGGCCTAGCAATGAATGGTCAAGAAAATGAAGCATTGCAATTATTCTCAGTGCTTCAGTCTTCAGATTTGAGGCCGGATGATGTTAGTTTCATCGCTGTGTTGACAGCTTGTGATCACACTGGCATGGTGGATAAAGCCAAGGACTATTTCTTGCTGATGAGAGATAAATATAAGATCAAACCAGGAATAAAACACTTTAGTTGTATGGTTGATGTGCTGGGCAGAGCAGGACTCTTGGAAGAGGCAGAGGAGTTAATAAGAAGTATGCATGTAGATCCAGATGCCATTATATGGGGATCTCTGCTCTGGTCTTGCTGCAAGTATGGAAACATTAAGATGGCAAAACGAGCAGCAAATCATTTGATAGAGTTAAATCCAAGTGAAAGCTCAAGTTTTGTACTCGTGGCTAATGCTTATGCCGCCGCCAATAATTTTGAGGAAGCATTAAAGGAAAGGCTTACTTTGAAGGAAAATCATATAGGGAAAGAACCTGGATGTAGTTGTATTGAAGTTGGCGGGGAAGTCCATGAATTTGTTGCTGGTGGAAGGGCGCATCCAGAAATCAAGGAAATCTACCGTGTATTGGATGTTCTGACACTAACAAATAAAAGGAACTGA
- the LOC8278112 gene encoding two pore potassium channel c has protein sequence MDEPFLPKTTQKDTYRSSSSWREFPSGYLDPITNNDALIPVVKTPNASPSPSYVNLLSSLNKNRRKLPHRSHSAPPIFTDAKGSSTNFLDPRPTPKSTPVIVWQAFIGVILYLLIVVVTFLVSGKFKGTTTSRPVDALYFTVVTLCTIGFGDIIPDSTFTKLLTCVFILVGFGFIDILLNGLVTYICDRQEAVLLSAVDENRFNTMVQAYVIDRAKGRMRIRTKVCLALVVVFGCIAIGTIAVHFLESLSWVDSFYLSVTSVTTVGYGDYAFTTITGRCFAIVWLLISTLAVARAFLYLAELRIDKRNRIIAKWVLQKKMTLGDLVAADLDNDGSISKSEFIIYKLKEMGKITEKDILLICNQFDIIDNSNCGKITLAGLMEAG, from the exons ATGGATGAACCATTTCTTCCCAAGACAACACAGAAAGATACTTACAGATCATCATCCAGTTGGAGAGAATTCCCTTCAGGTTACCTTGATCCCATCACCAATAATGATGCACTTATCCCAGTTGTCAAGACCCCAAATgcttctccttctccttcttaTGTAAATCTTCTATCCAGCTTGAACAAAAACAGAAGGAAACTCCCTCACCGATCACATTCTGCTCCCCCTATATTCACTGATGCCAAAGGATCTTCGACCAATTTTTTGGACCCTAGACCTACTCCGAAATCTACTCCAGTAATCGTCTGGCAAGCCTTTATTGGCGTAATCCTGTATCTACTTATTGTTGTTGTTACTTTCCTTGTCAGTGGAAAGTTCAAGGGTACCACTACAAGCCGGCCAGTCGATGCCTTGTACTTCACTGTGGTCACTCTTTGTACTATAGGATTTGGCGATATCATTCCGGATTCCACATTTACCAAGTTGCTTACTTGTGTTTTTATATTGGTTGGTTTTGGTTTTATAGATATTCTGCTAAATGGACTGGTCACGTACATTTGTGATAGGCAAGAAGCAGTGCTGCTGAGTGCTGTAGACGAGAATCGGTTCAATACAATGGTTCAGGCCTATGTGATTGATAGAGCCAAAGGAAGAATGAGAATAAGAACAAAGGTCTGCTTGGCCTTGGTGGTTGTCTTTGGCTGCATTGCTATAGGAACGATTGCAGTGCACTTCCTTGAGAGCCTTAGTTGGGTTGATAGCTTTTATCTCTCTGTTACTTCTGTGACAACCGTTGGCTATGGGGATTATGCTTTCACCACAATAACAGGAAGATGTTTTGCAATTGTTTGGTTATTAATCAGCACTTTGGCAGTTGCCAGGGCCTTTCTATACTTGGCTGAGTTGAGGATTGACAAGAGGAATCGCATAATTGCAAAATGGGTTCTTCAGAAGAAGATGACACTTGGGGATTTGGTCGCTGCTGACCTTGATAATGATGGATCCATCAG CAAATCTGAATTCATTATATACAAGCTAAAGGAGATGGGgaaaataacagaaaaagaCATCCTTCTGATCTGCAACCAATTTGATATTATAGATAATAGCAACTGTGGCAAGATCACTCTTGCAGGTCTCATGGAAGCTGGCTGA